The uncultured Carboxylicivirga sp. genomic interval TTTTGTAGTAGACATGAATGAAGATGAGGCCTCCTTTGCATTAAAGCAAACCCTTAGAGACTATTCGATGCGTCATCGGAACATTTCTAAAATATTTGAGAAGCATTTTAATCGAATTAGGCACCTGTTGCCTCTTATGAATGTATTACCAGATACGATCGGGTATTCCAAAAAAATTCTCATTGGTTCCTATTTTACCATGGAATATTCAATTGAATCGGCTGCATTCTTTAATCCATCAATGGTAGAGCATCCTGACCAGAGCGAAATTAGTCCGGAAGCAAAAAGAGTTATATTAAGTTTCAGGGCTACAGGTGAGGGACATATTTCATCAATAGTTTTCAGAACAGGAATTATTGATAAAAACAACAAGTTAACTCTTGAGCCAATTGGCAATTTGCTTGAAGAAGCGGAACATATCCGTCGTCACACATATAATAAAAGCTTGTTTGCCCATAAGTTGGATGAAATGGAAGTACATGGAATCATTCCTCCTGCGTTAATTTTGGATAAACTAAAAGAAGAATTTACTTATGGCGAACTTCGAAAATGTATAGAAGATGCCCGTAAAGCTGTTCATTTAGCATCTGATAAAGAATTTCTTTTCAATCAAATCATTTGGCTGGCATCATCGCATTACGAACTTCAGTTCTCGTTGGATACGAATATATCGGAACGAGTTATTTTTCCGGTTTCAGCAAATGAAAGGAACGGTATTGAAGATGCCCGTTTTGTTAAGTTTGTTGATGACGACAACACAATTAAATACTACGCCACCTACACTGCGTATGATGGAGCCACTATTTTGCCAAAATTGCTGGAGACCGAAGATTTTTATCACTTCAAGGTAATGCCCTTACATGGCGAGATTGCTAAAAATAAAGGGATGGCACTTTTTCCACGAAAAATAAATGGTAAATATGCCATGCTTTGCCGAATAGACGGATTTAATAATTACATTGCTTTTTCAGATAATATTACTGTATGGCGTGAGGCCCAGCTATTGCAACAACCAAAATATCCATGGGAACTGATCCAAATTGGTAACTGTGGCTCACCTGTTGAAACGAAGGATGGGTGGCTGGTTATCACACACGGAGTAGGTCCAATGCGTGAATATGCTTTAGGGGCAGCCTTGTTTGACCTTGATAATCCTGAAAGAGAAATAGGACGTTCAAAAACCCCGCTTCTTTTTCCGAACTCTGATGAAAGGGAAGGCTATGTCCCTAATGTAGTGTATTCTTGCGGATCAATTGTGCATAACAATGATTTGATTATCCCATACGCTATGTCTGATTACTCATCTACTTATGCTTCGGTTAATTTAAAAGAACTTATTAATGAATTAAAGGGTTCAAAATAAACAATTTCGAAGCCTCATTTATTTTTTTGTTTTACTGAACCTTCCTAAAATTTTTTCATTATCCTTCCTTCAATATACTCACTCAATAAAGTGTGAATGATGTAACTTATTTGCAGAGTTATGTAATGCTTTCTTTTTTAGGCCAACATAACTTTATAAAAGAATTTTATATACAAAAAAAGGGGTCATGAAAAATTTACTTTATGTTATTGTTGCATTGTTGCTGGTAATTTGGGGAATCATTTTTTGGGGATTTAATTCCTCAGGAGCTGTTCATCTATTACTTGCAGTAGCAGGTTTAATTATACTTATCAGACTTATTTTTGATAAGCAATTATCGAGAAAATAATTTTTAATCTTAAAAACAACGAAAATGTATCCAAAACTAAAAAATCCAACATTATTTCCCGCTTGGACGGATAACTTTTTCTCCAGTCCAATGTGGCCAAATGAAGAATCTTACGTGGGGTTATCAATACCAGCAGTGAATGTTAAAGAGACTATTGATGAATTTGATATTGAAATGGCAGTACCAGGCATGGAGAAAACAGACTTCAAACTTGATATTGACCACAATGTACTTACCATCTCATCTGAAAAAATATTAAAAAAAGAAGATGACAATGAAAAGTTCACACGTAGGGAATTTAGTTACACATCCTTTAACCGTTCATTTACATTGCCAACCAGTGTAGATGAAGAGGCTATTAAAGCTACGTACAAAGAAGGCATTTTAATTATTAATATTCCCAAAAAGGAGGAAGCAAAGGAAAAAGGTCCAAAACATATCGAAATTGGATAAATGGCAAAGGGTGTCTTTAAACAGGCACCTTTGTTAGAGTTCGACACTCTTATTTTGGATGAAATGGTTGGGATTGCTGAAAATTTATAAACAGAAATAAAAAGGAAAAATATTATGAATTATTATTTATTAATGATTCCGGTTGTAATTATTTTCTTTGCAGGAATCAGAATTGTAAGGCCTACTCACCGTGGGCTTATTGAGAGGCTTGGAAAATATCATAGTTTTGCCAATCAAGGATTTCACTGGATTATACCACTTATCGACAGACTCTATCTGGTAAATGTAACTGAACAAATGATAGATGCAGAGCCACAGGAAATCATCACAAATGATAATTTAAATGCCAGTGTTGATGCACAGGTTTACTTCAGGGTGAAAGCTGAAGAGGAAAATGTTAAGGAATCAATCTACAATGTAAACGACTACACCTGGCAGATTGTGAACCTTGCTCGTACAACACTGCGTAATATCATAGGCACCTTAACACTTAAATCTGCCAACAGCGAACGTGGAAAAATTAACGATGCTCTATATAAAACACTGCATGACGAAACCAAGAGTTGGGGTATTGATATCGTTCGCACCGAATTGAAAGAAATCGACCCGCCTAAAGACGTGCAGGAAACGATGAATAAAGTAGTAAAAGCTGAAAACGAAAAAATAGCAGCTATCGATTCGGCTACAGCAGCTGAAACAGTAGCTGATGGCGTGAAACGAGCTAAAATTAAAGAAGCTGAAGGTTATAAGCGCGCTAAAATTCTTCATGCAGAAGGAGAAGCAGAAGCTATAAAGCTGGTAAACGAAGCTGCCGACAAATATTTTATTGGCAATGCTCAAATGTTAAGAAAATTGGAGGCATTGGAAGCATCCTTAGGAAACAATGCTAAAATAGTTATTCCAACAGGTTCTGAATTAGTGAATATTATCGGAGATATGGCAGGACTACTTCCGCTTGAAAGAAAACACAAAAGCGATTAGGATGTAACTTAGTTGAAACCTCGAATAGCTTAAAAAAGCCATTTGCAACATAGATATGAGAGTTATTCAAAATCAGGAAAAATGAAACGATCATGATAAAAGTATTCTCACACACGAGGATGACTAATTTGGCGAGTTTCATCTGACAAATAAAAAACAAATTATAATCATATGAAAAAGGTATTAATTGCTTTGGATTATGGACCTACTGCGCAAAAGGTAGCGGAAGTGGGATTCTCAATGGCAAAAGCCATGAATGCTAAGGTTATATTATTGCATGTAATAATAGATCCGGTTTACTATTCTACTCCAG includes:
- a CDS encoding glycoside hydrolase family 130 protein is translated as MLVSVIRKNITFNPDPSRVIARFLFTEEQRAINTIRFVVDMNEDEASFALKQTLRDYSMRHRNISKIFEKHFNRIRHLLPLMNVLPDTIGYSKKILIGSYFTMEYSIESAAFFNPSMVEHPDQSEISPEAKRVILSFRATGEGHISSIVFRTGIIDKNNKLTLEPIGNLLEEAEHIRRHTYNKSLFAHKLDEMEVHGIIPPALILDKLKEEFTYGELRKCIEDARKAVHLASDKEFLFNQIIWLASSHYELQFSLDTNISERVIFPVSANERNGIEDARFVKFVDDDNTIKYYATYTAYDGATILPKLLETEDFYHFKVMPLHGEIAKNKGMALFPRKINGKYAMLCRIDGFNNYIAFSDNITVWREAQLLQQPKYPWELIQIGNCGSPVETKDGWLVITHGVGPMREYALGAALFDLDNPEREIGRSKTPLLFPNSDEREGYVPNVVYSCGSIVHNNDLIIPYAMSDYSSTYASVNLKELINELKGSK
- a CDS encoding Hsp20/alpha crystallin family protein, which codes for MYPKLKNPTLFPAWTDNFFSSPMWPNEESYVGLSIPAVNVKETIDEFDIEMAVPGMEKTDFKLDIDHNVLTISSEKILKKEDDNEKFTRREFSYTSFNRSFTLPTSVDEEAIKATYKEGILIINIPKKEEAKEKGPKHIEIG
- a CDS encoding SPFH domain-containing protein gives rise to the protein MNYYLLMIPVVIIFFAGIRIVRPTHRGLIERLGKYHSFANQGFHWIIPLIDRLYLVNVTEQMIDAEPQEIITNDNLNASVDAQVYFRVKAEEENVKESIYNVNDYTWQIVNLARTTLRNIIGTLTLKSANSERGKINDALYKTLHDETKSWGIDIVRTELKEIDPPKDVQETMNKVVKAENEKIAAIDSATAAETVADGVKRAKIKEAEGYKRAKILHAEGEAEAIKLVNEAADKYFIGNAQMLRKLEALEASLGNNAKIVIPTGSELVNIIGDMAGLLPLERKHKSD